GCGCACCTGGGGCGAGGAGGTGTACTTCGACACAGGAGTGTCGGTTTCACGTGAAACAGGCGCCCGGGAAGTCGTCGAGGCAGGCACCGTCGCCTTCTGGACCGACGGCGACGCTCTCGCCCTCCCCTACGGACCTACGCCGATCTCACAGGGCGACGAGTGCCGCCTCGCCGGCCCGTGCAACGTCCTGGGCCGCCTCGACGGCGACCCCGGCCTGCTCGCGACCGTGCGGGACGGCGACCCCGTACGCGTGGAACTCGTGGATGCCTGACCTGGCTCGCGGGGCCCTAGAGCTCCTTGCGGAACCCTTCCGACACCTTCAGGAAGATGTCGTTCGCCTCGGCCTCCCCGACCGTCACCCGCACACCCTCGCCCGGGAACGGCCGGATCACCACCCCCGCCTGCTCGCACGCCTGCGCGAACGCGACCGTGCGCTCCCCCAGCCGCAGCCACACGAAGTTGGCCTGAGTCTCGGGCACCGTCCAGCCCTGAGAGCGCAGCCCGTCGACCACACGGGTGCGCTCACACACCAGCGAGCCGACCCGGCCGAACAGTTCGTCCTCGGCCCGCAGTGAGGCGATCGCCGCCTCCTGCGCGAGCTGGCTCACGCCGAACGGCACCGCCGTCTTGCGCAGCGCCGCAGCCACCGGCTCGTGGGCGATGGCGAAACCGACACGCAGGCCGGCGAGGCCGTACGCCTTCGAGAAGGTCCGCAGGACACAGACGTTGGGCCGGTCGCGGTAGATCTCGACGCCGTCCGGCACCTCGAGATCGCGAATGAACTCGCGGTAGGCCTCGTCGAGGACCACCAGCACATCACCCGGGACCCGGTCCAGGAAACGCTCCAGCTCCGCCCGCCGCACCACCGTGCCGGTCGGGTTGTTGGGGTTGCAGACGAAGATCAGCCGCGTCCGGTCGGTGATCGCGTCGGCCATCGCGTCGAGGTCGTGCACATCCCCGGGCGTCAGCGGCACCTGGACCGACGTCGCGCCGCTGATCTGCGTGATGATCGGGTACGCCTCGAACGACCGCCAGGCGTAGATCACCTCGTCGCCCGGGCCGGAGGTGGCCTGGATCAGCTGCTGGGCGACACCGACCGAACCGGTACCGGTGGCCAGGTGGGAGAGAGGCACGCCGAACCGCTCGGACAGCTCGTTCATCAGCGCCGTACAGGCCATGTCCGGGTAGCGGTTGAAGTTGCAGGCCGCCGCCGTCACGGTCTCCATCACGCCCGGCAGGGGCGGATAGGGGTTCTCGTTGGAGGACAGCTTGTAGGCCACCGGACCACCTGCCGCGGCGGGCTTGCCCGGCTTGTAGGTGGGGATCCCCTCCAGCTCGGCGCGCAGCTTGGGGCTCGTCTCGCTCACCGCAGTCCTCCTCGTGAAGACCGGCGGCCCATGACCGCCGCCGACATCCAATACTCCTCACCCTATGAGGATTCGGCGTCGCTGCGTATAGCCACGGCCAAGCGGCCGGCCTCGGCCTCGCGGGTCCCACCGGCATCAGGGGCATCACCTCACCAAGGCGTACGAATCCGGGGGCGCGCCGCACATATATCTATGCGCCGGTGGTGCACGCCGTGGCGCGCATCCCCCGTGCAGGTGAGTTGAGACCTCTTCGCAACATCGGCCACTTGGCAGGCCCGTGCGCGCCGACACGACACGTACTGCCACGAGAGCGCTCAACACCCTTGTTTTCCAAAGTAATTGAGGTTGAATGATCATGCAGAAACGTGCCTGTCAACGCGTGCATATGCGTCCGCACTACCCCACCGCATGAGCCCTACTATCGGCTCGCCATGACAGCAGCAGGGAAGCACCAGGTGAGCCGCGCGGAAACCTCACGGCGAGGCAGTCGGCCGAGTCGGGCCGGAATCAGAGACGTGGCCGCCGCCGCCGGAGTCTCCATCACGACCGTCTCCGACGCCCTCAACGGCAAGGGGCGGCTTCCGGACGCCACCCGGCGCCATGTCCGGGAAGTCGCCGACCGGCTGGGCTACCGGCCCTCGGCCGCGGCCCGGACCCTCCGTACCGGCAAGTCGGGACTCATCGGCCTGACCGTGACCACGTACGGGGATGAACCTTTCACCTTCACGGAGTTCGCGTACTTCGCGGAGATGGCCCGGGCCGCCACGTCCGCCGCGCTCGCCCGCGGCTACGCCCTCGTCATCCTCCCGGCGACCTCCCGCCACGACGTGTGGTCGAACGTCGCCCTGGACGGCACGGTCGTCATCGACCCCTCCGACCAGGACCCGGTCGTCAGCGAACTCGTCCGGCAGGGTCTGCCGGTCGTCTCCGACGGCCGACCGGCCGGTGCGCTGCCGGTCACGGCCTGGGTCGACAACGACCACGAAGCCGCCGTCCTCGGCATCCTCGAGC
This is a stretch of genomic DNA from Streptomyces hawaiiensis. It encodes these proteins:
- a CDS encoding cyclophilin-like fold protein, with amino-acid sequence MQTPTSLQIRISWPAGHLTASLDDTPTSRALAEALPLVSTARTWGEEVYFDTGVSVSRETGAREVVEAGTVAFWTDGDALALPYGPTPISQGDECRLAGPCNVLGRLDGDPGLLATVRDGDPVRVELVDA
- the hisC gene encoding histidinol-phosphate transaminase, translating into MSETSPKLRAELEGIPTYKPGKPAAAGGPVAYKLSSNENPYPPLPGVMETVTAAACNFNRYPDMACTALMNELSERFGVPLSHLATGTGSVGVAQQLIQATSGPGDEVIYAWRSFEAYPIITQISGATSVQVPLTPGDVHDLDAMADAITDRTRLIFVCNPNNPTGTVVRRAELERFLDRVPGDVLVVLDEAYREFIRDLEVPDGVEIYRDRPNVCVLRTFSKAYGLAGLRVGFAIAHEPVAAALRKTAVPFGVSQLAQEAAIASLRAEDELFGRVGSLVCERTRVVDGLRSQGWTVPETQANFVWLRLGERTVAFAQACEQAGVVIRPFPGEGVRVTVGEAEANDIFLKVSEGFRKEL
- a CDS encoding LacI family DNA-binding transcriptional regulator, whose amino-acid sequence is MTAAGKHQVSRAETSRRGSRPSRAGIRDVAAAAGVSITTVSDALNGKGRLPDATRRHVREVADRLGYRPSAAARTLRTGKSGLIGLTVTTYGDEPFTFTEFAYFAEMARAATSAALARGYALVILPATSRHDVWSNVALDGTVVIDPSDQDPVVSELVRQGLPVVSDGRPAGALPVTAWVDNDHEAAVLGILEHLADAGARRIGLLTGTTTDTYTHLSTTAYLRWCERVGQDPVYESYPAHDPCAGAVAADRLLARPDRPDAVYGLFDPNGTDLLAAARRYGLRVPDDLLLVCCSESTVYANTEPPVTTLSLKPRRIGTAVVQLLIDAIEGVESDRPVEQVIPTELIVRTSSQRRPPRTTVSPPRSPEES